A region from the Geobacter benzoatilyticus genome encodes:
- a CDS encoding aspartate carbamoyltransferase catalytic subunit → MGFEHKDIIALKDLNKDEIELLISTAENMREINSRDIKKVPTLRGKTIINLFYEASTRTRTSFEIAGKRLSADTVNITASTSSATKGETLLDTARNLEAMKPDIVVMRHAVSGAHYYLSKRLSCSIINAGDGAHEHPSQGILDMLTIKDRYGRLDGLKVAIVGDITHSRVARSDIAGLTKMGSHLYLAGPPTMLPPGVERLGNVTVCTTMKEAIQDADVVIMLRIQQERQGKTLIPNTREYSRYFGLNPENLKWAKPDAIVMHPGPINRGVELSSYVADCAKSHVLKQVENGVAVRMAMLYHVSGGAVVTE, encoded by the coding sequence ATGGGATTCGAGCATAAGGACATCATAGCGCTAAAGGACCTCAACAAGGATGAGATCGAACTCCTGATCTCAACCGCCGAAAACATGCGGGAGATTAACAGCCGCGATATCAAAAAAGTGCCGACCCTGCGCGGCAAGACCATCATCAATCTTTTTTACGAAGCGTCCACGCGCACCCGCACTTCTTTCGAGATTGCGGGCAAGCGCCTTTCGGCGGATACCGTGAATATAACCGCTTCCACGAGTTCGGCCACCAAGGGGGAGACGCTCCTCGATACCGCCCGGAACCTGGAAGCCATGAAGCCGGACATCGTCGTAATGCGTCATGCCGTATCCGGAGCCCACTATTATCTGTCCAAGCGGCTTTCCTGCTCCATCATAAACGCCGGTGACGGCGCCCACGAGCACCCGTCCCAGGGGATTCTCGACATGCTGACCATCAAGGACCGGTACGGCCGCCTCGATGGCCTCAAAGTGGCGATTGTCGGCGATATCACCCATAGCCGGGTGGCCCGCTCCGATATCGCTGGGCTTACCAAGATGGGATCCCATCTGTATCTGGCCGGACCTCCCACCATGCTGCCGCCCGGTGTGGAGCGCCTTGGCAACGTAACGGTCTGCACCACCATGAAGGAAGCCATCCAGGACGCCGACGTGGTCATCATGCTTCGCATCCAACAGGAGCGCCAGGGTAAAACCCTTATACCCAATACCCGTGAATATTCACGCTATTTCGGCCTCAATCCCGAGAATCTCAAGTGGGCAAAGCCTGATGCGATCGTCATGCATCCCGGACCGATAAATCGTGGCGTCGAGCTTTCCTCCTACGTTGCCGATTGCGCCAAATCCCACGTTCTCAAGCAGGTCGAGAACGGCGTGGCGGTGCGCATGGCCATGCTTTACCATGTAAGCGGCGGTGCCGTCGTAACGGAATAA
- a CDS encoding class II fructose-bisphosphate aldolase codes for MTTDLLGRVPKRIRNKIGSQTRICLLNGRDLFNILKNEKLILMACNPRIKHVIPGIMKAAEELDAIVAFELTRTEGGVDGGYTGQTPQLFFETVIEYAERFSFTKPFIIHGDHTTVQNTSSEEQESARHLIEAQIEAGYTSFAIDASFNPLPDNILITADLAAQVESEGYGLEVELGEVRQAGLASNLTTVEETEAFLSGLAARGIHPQLLAIDNGSKRGNYLDGEMVRIDLEQTKAIYETVIRHGLAGLVQHGITGTPLRLVGKLAGYGIRKGNIGTLWQNVAHAGLPLDLMDAMRRWAKENGKDIKFATNVFKTDIDNIPEENAKQILDMAYREAKEFLQAFHAKGSASRLAASLIEAR; via the coding sequence ATGACAACTGACCTCCTGGGACGGGTTCCCAAAAGGATCCGCAACAAAATCGGATCACAAACCCGTATTTGCCTTCTCAATGGCCGTGATCTCTTCAATATCCTGAAAAATGAAAAATTGATTCTCATGGCCTGCAACCCGCGGATCAAACACGTTATTCCCGGCATCATGAAAGCTGCCGAAGAGCTTGACGCCATAGTTGCCTTCGAACTCACCCGCACCGAAGGCGGAGTCGACGGAGGCTACACCGGCCAGACGCCGCAGTTGTTCTTCGAAACGGTAATCGAGTACGCCGAACGGTTCAGCTTCACAAAGCCGTTCATCATCCACGGCGATCACACCACGGTCCAGAACACCTCCAGCGAAGAGCAGGAATCCGCCCGGCATCTCATTGAAGCACAGATCGAAGCAGGATATACCTCTTTCGCCATCGATGCTTCCTTCAACCCCTTGCCCGACAACATCCTGATTACCGCCGACCTGGCCGCCCAAGTGGAAAGTGAGGGGTACGGCCTTGAAGTCGAACTGGGCGAAGTGCGGCAAGCCGGATTGGCATCAAACCTGACCACGGTTGAAGAAACGGAGGCGTTTCTCTCGGGCCTCGCGGCCCGGGGAATCCATCCGCAGCTCCTGGCCATCGACAACGGCTCCAAACGCGGCAACTACCTGGATGGCGAAATGGTCAGAATAGATCTCGAGCAAACAAAAGCAATCTACGAAACTGTCATTCGCCATGGCCTTGCGGGACTTGTCCAGCACGGAATTACCGGAACGCCGCTACGGCTCGTGGGCAAGCTTGCCGGCTACGGGATCCGCAAGGGGAACATCGGCACGCTCTGGCAGAACGTTGCCCACGCCGGACTTCCCCTGGACCTCATGGATGCCATGCGCCGCTGGGCAAAAGAGAACGGCAAGGACATCAAGTTCGCCACGAACGTGTTCAAAACCGACATCGACAACATCCCTGAAGAAAACGCAAAGCAGATTCTCGACATGGCCTATCGGGAAGCAAAGGAATTTCTCCAGGCATTCCATGCGAAGGGGAGCGCCTCGCGGCTCGCGGCGTCCCTGATCGAGGCCCGGTGA
- a CDS encoding YXWGXW repeat-containing protein, producing MKKFLAVVPLILAAVSPALADSNVGFDVNISVGNRPSVVVPAPPAVVVPAGPRIIIDEPPLFITPPRLGFYVGVDIPYDMFYISGRYYLWQDNHWYRAPHYSGPWGVVKYKNLPPGLRKHKLERIRYYRDDEYRSYHRDRDHYRGKRFKPGKEYKKHYKQERKHDKSEYKHHGKGKGHGHDD from the coding sequence ATGAAGAAGTTTCTTGCAGTTGTTCCCTTGATTTTGGCGGCAGTGTCTCCGGCGCTCGCTGATTCCAATGTCGGTTTCGACGTGAATATCAGCGTTGGAAACCGCCCAAGCGTGGTTGTCCCGGCGCCGCCGGCAGTGGTTGTTCCGGCCGGACCGCGTATTATTATCGACGAACCGCCGTTATTCATCACTCCGCCGCGTCTCGGTTTCTACGTCGGGGTCGATATCCCCTATGACATGTTCTACATCAGCGGCCGCTATTACCTCTGGCAGGACAATCACTGGTACCGGGCTCCCCACTACAGCGGCCCGTGGGGCGTGGTGAAATACAAGAATCTTCCTCCGGGGCTTCGCAAGCATAAACTTGAGCGGATTCGCTACTATCGTGATGATGAGTATCGCTCCTATCACAGAGACCGCGATCATTACCGCGGCAAGCGTTTCAAGCCGGGAAAAGAGTACAAGAAGCACTATAAGCAGGAGCGGAAGCATGATAAGAGCGAATACAAGCACCACGGCAAGGGAAAAGGTCACGGCCACGACGATTGA
- a CDS encoding deoxyguanosinetriphosphate triphosphohydrolase codes for MEEDYCGRSQERPDLAGYAARSAESRGRKHAEVFRDTRPAFERDRDRIIHCAAFRRLEYKTQVFVNHEGDYYRTRLTHSLEVAQIGKAIARRLGLNEELTEALALSHDLGHTPFGHTGEEILNRLMEGAGGFEHNLQSFRVVDQLEERYPGFNGLNLSWEVLEGIIKHSSPYDRPVGVIEGYLPGVVPTIEAQIINYADEIAYNNHDIDDGLKSGLITLEQLNEVELWREVYEGIGSAHPDIAPGRRKFQTISALIGLFIKDLTATTLENIRRLNISSLDDMRRINRPVVAFSPDVAGKNRNLKRFLFENLYRHHKVERMRVKAERYLTQLFETYVKHPTLLPRKYQMKMEAMGRERVVCDYIAGMTDRFALDEFKRLFEPYERV; via the coding sequence ATGGAAGAAGATTATTGCGGCCGGTCGCAGGAACGGCCGGATCTGGCCGGATACGCGGCACGCAGCGCCGAATCCAGGGGGAGGAAGCATGCGGAGGTGTTCCGCGATACGCGGCCTGCTTTCGAGCGGGACCGGGACCGGATTATCCACTGTGCGGCATTCAGAAGGCTGGAGTACAAGACCCAGGTATTCGTGAACCATGAGGGGGACTACTACCGGACCCGGCTCACCCATTCCCTTGAGGTTGCCCAGATCGGCAAAGCAATCGCAAGGCGTCTCGGGCTGAATGAAGAGCTGACCGAAGCCTTGGCCCTTTCCCATGACCTGGGGCACACCCCTTTTGGCCATACCGGGGAAGAGATCCTGAACCGTCTCATGGAAGGGGCGGGGGGATTTGAGCACAACCTTCAGTCGTTCCGCGTTGTGGATCAACTGGAGGAACGCTATCCCGGCTTCAACGGATTGAATCTCTCCTGGGAAGTGCTGGAGGGGATTATCAAGCATTCATCGCCCTATGACCGGCCGGTCGGGGTGATTGAAGGTTACTTGCCAGGCGTAGTGCCGACGATTGAGGCCCAGATAATCAACTACGCCGACGAGATCGCCTACAACAACCATGATATCGATGACGGCCTGAAATCGGGCCTGATTACTCTGGAGCAGCTCAATGAAGTGGAACTCTGGCGTGAGGTTTACGAAGGAATCGGCAGCGCTCACCCCGATATTGCGCCGGGACGCCGGAAGTTTCAGACAATTAGCGCCCTGATAGGGCTTTTCATCAAAGACCTGACTGCGACCACACTGGAGAACATTCGCCGGCTGAATATATCCTCCTTGGACGACATGCGCCGGATTAACCGTCCGGTGGTGGCGTTCAGTCCAGACGTCGCCGGCAAAAACCGCAATCTTAAACGGTTTCTTTTCGAAAACCTATATCGCCACCATAAGGTGGAACGGATGCGGGTGAAGGCGGAACGCTATCTTACCCAGCTCTTCGAAACCTATGTGAAGCATCCCACGCTCCTGCCACGCAAGTATCAAATGAAAATGGAGGCAATGGGGCGTGAGCGGGTTGTGTGCGATTATATTGCCGGAATGACGGACCGCTTTGCTTTGGATGAATTCAAGCGCCTCTTTGAGCCCTATGAAAGAGTGTGA
- the coaD gene encoding pantetheine-phosphate adenylyltransferase, whose product MPRKVAVYPGSFDPITYGHLDIIDRGLRIFDEIIVAVAKNSAKNSLFTINERVDLIQRVLADNVRARVDTFDGLLVDYVLSQNATVIIRGLRAISDFEYEFQIAQMNRSISQDVETLFMMTSVPYGYLSSSIVKEVSSLNGPIEDLVPPLVRAALRDKFSKTTV is encoded by the coding sequence ATGCCTAGAAAAGTCGCCGTTTACCCTGGCTCATTCGACCCCATCACCTACGGGCACCTGGATATTATCGACAGGGGCCTGAGAATCTTCGACGAAATTATCGTTGCGGTGGCCAAAAATTCGGCCAAAAACTCACTCTTCACCATCAATGAACGGGTAGACCTTATTCAGCGGGTACTGGCGGACAATGTCAGGGCGAGAGTCGATACTTTCGACGGCCTTCTGGTGGATTACGTCCTTTCCCAGAACGCCACGGTCATCATCCGGGGGCTGCGGGCTATTTCCGATTTCGAATACGAATTTCAGATCGCCCAGATGAACCGCAGCATCTCCCAGGACGTTGAAACGCTTTTCATGATGACATCGGTCCCCTACGGTTACCTGTCGTCGTCCATTGTCAAGGAAGTAAGTTCCCTGAACGGCCCCATCGAAGACCTGGTCCCCCCCCTCGTGCGGGCGGCACTCAGGGATAAATTCTCCAAAACCACAGTCTAA
- the lepB gene encoding signal peptidase I yields MDYKNTQYGTNGSMGGSSAAEDKQVKKKHIVREYAESIIIAVILALIIRTFVVQAFKIPSGSMEDTLAIGDHILVSKFIYGTKIPFTDTKIAPIRQPQRGDVIVFEYPEDPSKDFIKRVIGVPGDVVQEINKNIYVNGKLFKIPQEVHKEPDILPIAMNPRDNFAPRTVPAGCYFVMGDNRDRSYDSRFWGFVKSEQIKGLAFIKYWSWDHDAMRVRWKSIGDIIH; encoded by the coding sequence ATGGACTACAAGAACACGCAGTACGGCACGAACGGCAGCATGGGCGGGAGCTCGGCGGCCGAGGACAAGCAGGTAAAGAAGAAACACATTGTCAGGGAGTATGCCGAGTCGATTATCATCGCCGTCATCCTCGCTCTCATTATCCGGACATTTGTGGTGCAGGCATTCAAAATTCCTTCCGGTTCCATGGAGGATACCCTTGCCATCGGCGACCATATCCTTGTCAGCAAATTTATCTACGGTACAAAGATTCCGTTCACCGATACCAAAATCGCTCCCATTCGCCAGCCGCAGCGGGGTGACGTCATCGTCTTCGAATATCCGGAAGACCCCAGCAAGGACTTTATCAAGCGGGTCATCGGCGTCCCCGGCGACGTAGTTCAGGAAATAAACAAAAATATTTACGTGAACGGCAAGCTTTTCAAGATACCTCAGGAAGTCCACAAGGAGCCGGATATCCTTCCGATCGCCATGAACCCCCGTGACAATTTCGCTCCGAGGACAGTGCCAGCCGGCTGTTATTTCGTCATGGGCGACAACCGCGACCGCTCTTACGACAGCCGCTTCTGGGGATTCGTCAAAAGCGAGCAAATCAAGGGACTTGCCTTTATAAAGTACTGGTCCTGGGACCATGATGCAATGCGGGTCCGTTGGAAAAGCATCGGGGATATCATTCACTGA
- the rsmD gene encoding 16S rRNA (guanine(966)-N(2))-methyltransferase RsmD has protein sequence MRVAGGTARGRRLAAPRGERVRPTSDKVKEALFSILASLLGNLEGLRVLDIFAGTGSLGIEALSRGCHEAVFVDNHRESVAVIRQNLKQLNLEDRSRVITREATAAIQALAGESPFRIIVLDPPYRQGLTEKVLHNLASAPFVAAETIIVAESDSGEVFAEEFGPLRQFDRRIYGDTALTFFKKGIPADHA, from the coding sequence GTGAGAGTCGCAGGCGGAACCGCCCGAGGCCGCCGACTTGCCGCTCCGCGGGGGGAGCGGGTACGTCCCACGTCCGATAAGGTCAAGGAAGCCCTTTTCAGCATTCTGGCATCACTTCTGGGAAATCTTGAAGGGCTGAGGGTTCTCGATATTTTTGCCGGCACCGGCAGCCTGGGCATCGAAGCCCTGAGCCGGGGCTGCCACGAAGCGGTCTTCGTCGACAATCATCGCGAATCGGTTGCCGTCATTCGCCAGAATCTCAAGCAACTGAACCTCGAAGATCGGAGCCGCGTGATAACCAGGGAAGCAACCGCGGCCATCCAGGCGCTTGCCGGCGAAAGTCCGTTCCGGATTATTGTCCTCGACCCACCCTATCGACAGGGCCTGACGGAAAAGGTCCTGCACAATCTGGCATCAGCGCCGTTTGTCGCGGCAGAAACGATTATCGTAGCGGAATCGGATTCCGGCGAAGTGTTTGCTGAAGAATTTGGCCCCTTGAGGCAGTTCGACCGGAGGATATACGGCGACACTGCACTTACCTTCTTCAAGAAAGGGATACCTGCCGACCATGCCTAG
- the lepA gene encoding translation elongation factor 4, which translates to MKIENIRNFSIIAHIDHGKSTLADRLLEYTGALSEREKQDQFLDKMDLERERGITIKAQTVRLNYRADDGKDYILNLIDTPGHVDFTYEVSRSLAACEGGLLVVDASQGVEAQTLANVYLAIDINLEVFPVLNKIDLPAAEPERVKNEIEEIIGLDAHDAVLASAKEGIGTREILEEIVKKIPPPEGDPTAPLKALLFDSWYDQYQGVIILVRLIDGTLKKGEKVQLVSTGRSYEALKVGVFAPVMREVPQLSAGEVGFIIAGIKDVADAKIGDTVTHTLRPCTTPLGGFKEVKPMVFSGLYPIDTAQYEQLRDALAKLKLNDSSFSYEPETSLALGFGFRCGFLGLLHMEIIQERLEREFNLDLITTAPTVVYKVHRLKGDVISIESANQLPPVQEIDYVEEPFILASIHTPNEFVGGILALCEEKRGVQREIKYLTPTRVMIIYELPLNEVVLDFYDRLKSITKGYASLDYEHLDYRRSELVRMNIMINGEVVDALSLIIHRDKAYYRGRDLVSKMKELIPRQMFEVAIQAAIGTKIIARETVKALRKDVLAKCYGGDITRKRKLLEKQKEGKKRMKNVGNVELPQEAFLAILKVEE; encoded by the coding sequence ATGAAGATAGAAAACATTCGCAATTTCTCTATTATTGCTCACATTGACCATGGCAAGTCGACGCTTGCCGACCGCCTGCTGGAATATACCGGTGCTCTGTCGGAGCGTGAAAAGCAGGATCAGTTCCTCGACAAGATGGACCTGGAACGGGAGCGCGGCATTACCATCAAGGCACAGACTGTTCGCCTGAACTATCGTGCCGATGACGGCAAGGATTATATCCTTAACCTGATCGATACCCCCGGGCATGTGGACTTCACCTATGAGGTTTCACGGTCCTTGGCCGCCTGCGAAGGGGGGCTGCTGGTCGTCGATGCCTCCCAGGGGGTTGAGGCCCAGACCCTGGCCAACGTCTATCTCGCCATCGATATCAATCTCGAGGTTTTCCCCGTTCTGAACAAAATCGATCTGCCTGCGGCGGAACCCGAGCGGGTCAAGAACGAGATCGAAGAGATTATCGGTCTGGATGCTCACGACGCGGTTCTTGCCAGCGCCAAGGAGGGGATCGGGACCAGGGAGATTCTTGAGGAGATAGTCAAAAAAATTCCCCCGCCCGAGGGCGACCCGACGGCTCCGCTGAAAGCACTGCTCTTTGACTCCTGGTATGACCAGTATCAGGGGGTCATAATCCTGGTCCGGCTCATCGACGGCACCCTGAAAAAAGGGGAGAAGGTTCAGCTCGTCTCCACCGGCCGCAGTTACGAGGCCCTGAAGGTGGGTGTTTTTGCCCCGGTCATGCGCGAAGTGCCCCAGTTGTCTGCCGGCGAGGTCGGGTTTATCATTGCCGGCATCAAAGACGTTGCCGACGCCAAAATCGGCGATACCGTCACCCACACCCTGCGCCCCTGCACCACCCCCCTCGGCGGTTTCAAGGAAGTAAAGCCGATGGTCTTTTCCGGGTTGTATCCCATTGATACCGCCCAGTATGAGCAGTTGCGCGACGCTCTGGCCAAGCTGAAGCTTAACGACTCCTCTTTCTCCTATGAGCCCGAGACGTCCCTGGCGCTCGGCTTCGGCTTCCGGTGCGGCTTCCTGGGGTTGCTCCACATGGAGATTATCCAGGAACGTCTTGAGAGGGAGTTTAATCTCGATCTCATCACCACCGCGCCGACGGTTGTCTATAAGGTCCATCGCCTCAAGGGGGATGTGATTTCCATCGAGAGCGCCAACCAGCTTCCCCCGGTGCAGGAGATCGATTACGTCGAGGAACCCTTCATCCTTGCTTCAATCCACACCCCGAACGAGTTTGTCGGCGGGATTCTGGCGCTGTGCGAGGAGAAGCGTGGGGTCCAGCGGGAAATTAAATACTTGACCCCGACCAGGGTCATGATTATTTATGAACTTCCCCTGAACGAGGTGGTGCTGGACTTTTACGACCGCCTCAAGTCCATCACCAAAGGGTATGCATCCCTCGATTATGAGCACCTGGATTACCGGCGCAGCGAGCTCGTGAGGATGAACATTATGATCAACGGCGAAGTGGTTGATGCGCTTTCCCTGATTATTCACCGGGACAAGGCTTACTATCGGGGCCGGGATCTCGTTTCCAAAATGAAGGAACTTATCCCCCGCCAGATGTTCGAGGTCGCCATCCAGGCGGCAATAGGCACGAAGATAATTGCCCGCGAAACCGTCAAGGCGCTGCGCAAGGATGTTCTCGCCAAGTGCTACGGCGGCGACATCACCCGTAAGCGCAAGCTTCTCGAGAAGCAGAAGGAAGGGAAGAAGCGGATGAAGAACGTGGGGAACGTGGAATTACCCCAGGAGGCTTTCCTCGCCATTCTAAAGGTTGAAGAGTAG
- the yhbY gene encoding ribosome assembly RNA-binding protein YhbY, with amino-acid sequence MLTGKQKRFLRGLGHSLNPVITVGKGEISESLVHETVEALEHHELIKVKILESCLMDRHEVAGELAEACSAEVAQVLGRTFLLYRAASEPKIELPK; translated from the coding sequence ATGCTGACCGGAAAACAAAAACGCTTCCTCCGAGGGCTGGGACACAGCCTCAACCCCGTAATCACCGTTGGCAAGGGGGAAATCTCGGAATCTCTTGTTCACGAAACCGTTGAAGCCCTTGAACACCATGAACTCATCAAGGTGAAAATTCTTGAGAGCTGCTTGATGGACCGCCACGAAGTGGCCGGAGAACTGGCGGAAGCCTGCAGCGCCGAAGTCGCCCAGGTACTTGGCCGGACTTTTCTCCTTTACCGCGCAGCCTCCGAACCCAAGATTGAGCTTCCGAAGTAA
- the pyrR gene encoding bifunctional pyr operon transcriptional regulator/uracil phosphoribosyltransferase PyrR — translation MAEEKTTILDGVGVKRALTRIAHEILERNKGVADLVLVGIRTGGVHLARELSSRLEEIEGASVPMGEVDITLYRDDFKGHSKHLPVGKTDIPFTVENKKVILVDDVLFTGRTIRAAMDALMDHGRPASIQLAVLIDRGHRELPIRADFVGRNVPTSSREKITVQFDADDKPVEVVLEK, via the coding sequence ATGGCTGAAGAGAAGACGACCATACTGGATGGGGTTGGCGTGAAGCGTGCGCTTACCCGGATTGCTCACGAAATCCTTGAGCGGAACAAGGGGGTTGCCGATCTGGTTCTTGTGGGCATCAGGACCGGCGGCGTCCATCTGGCCAGGGAGTTGTCTTCCCGGCTGGAGGAGATCGAAGGTGCGTCGGTGCCGATGGGGGAGGTGGACATCACCCTCTATCGGGATGACTTCAAGGGGCACTCCAAGCATCTGCCGGTGGGAAAAACCGACATCCCGTTCACGGTGGAGAACAAGAAAGTGATCCTCGTAGACGATGTGCTTTTTACCGGCCGGACGATCCGTGCCGCCATGGATGCCCTCATGGACCACGGCAGGCCGGCATCTATCCAACTGGCGGTTCTCATTGACCGGGGCCACCGGGAGCTTCCCATCCGGGCGGATTTTGTGGGTCGCAACGTACCCACAAGCAGTCGCGAGAAAATTACCGTTCAGTTCGACGCCGATGACAAACCGGTGGAAGTGGTTCTGGAAAAATGA
- a CDS encoding DUF1858 domain-containing protein: protein MISKTMTIGDIIRTYPQTLKVFEKYGLDCRECQVADYEELEHGAGVHKTDLEKLLKELNEIIVS, encoded by the coding sequence ATGATCTCCAAGACCATGACCATCGGCGACATCATCCGCACCTATCCCCAAACCCTGAAAGTTTTTGAAAAATACGGCCTAGACTGCCGTGAATGCCAGGTTGCCGATTATGAAGAGCTTGAGCACGGCGCCGGCGTGCATAAAACCGACCTTGAGAAACTTCTGAAGGAGCTTAATGAAATCATCGTTTCCTGA